Below is a genomic region from Candidatus Syntrophosphaera sp..
CCAGTCCGAAGCTTTGGAAAAAATGCGCCGCTTCACCCAACGCCTCGGGGAAATGAAAGAATCCATGGGCGGCGGCAGCCAGAGGGAAGTGATGGCCGCGATGCAAAACGCCATCCGCGAACTGCTCATCTTCTCCAAACGCCACGAAGAATTGAAAGGGCGTTACGCAAATGACCCCTATGGCATCATTCCCGACCTCATCGCCCACTACGAGGGGATCCAGGTCTCCCTGAACCGCCTGTTCAGCGTTGTGCAGGTGACCATGTTTTTACCGCCCAAATTCTTCATCGACCTCACGGACACGAACAAGGCCTACCGCGACGTGTTCATCAACGTCAACGAAATGCAGTATTCCCAGATCCCCCAGAAACTGGACGCCATCCAGCGGGGCCTGAACCTGATGATCTACGACCTGATGCAGACCCTGAACAACGCTTCCATGGGCGGCGGAGGCGGCGGCGGGATGCAATCCCTGATGCAGATGCTGGACCAGATGGGACAGGAACAGATGGCGATGAACATGCTCACCGAGCAGTTGATGCTCCAGATGCAGCAGCAGGGCGGCCGGATGAGCCCCGCCATGCAGCAGCAGATGCAAAAGCTGGCCTCCGACCAGGAACGCCTGGCGGAAAACCTGAAACGCGCCCTGCAAAACAATCCCGAAGCCCAGAAACAAGGCAACGCCATCAAACAGATCATCGACGAGGCCGAAGCGATCTCACGCCAGCTAAGGGCAAATCAGCTTTCCCCGGATCTGCTCAACCGCCAGGAGAACATCCTTTCCCGGCTCCTTGACGCGCAAAGGTCCATCAACAAGCGAGAATTCAGCGAAAAGCGCAAGGGCGAGACCGGCGATCCAGCCCTCCGCCAGCTCAAGACCGACGCCGATTACGATTCCCTGCGCCGCAAAGCCATGCTGGACGACGCCTACCGCCTCTTCCCCCCTTCCTATCAACAGGTCATTCTCCAATACCTGAAACTGCTCAATGAGTGATCCCGCCCATGCTTAGACGCTGCCTGGCCCTCTTGGCGCTGCTGCTGGCCGTTTCGCTGGCTTTGGGGCAATACAACGAGAAAGAGATCATCTCCCAGCGTGCCTACCAGATGCTGGCCCAGAGGCAGTTTACCGAGGCGGAAAGGCTGTTCGGAGAGGTTTTGCAGCGTTGGCCGGATGACGCCAACAGCGTGCTCCAACTGCTGAACATCTATTTCCAGACCTCGCAATTGGACAAGGCGGAAAACATGCTGAACCAATACCGCCGCATCATCCCGCCGAACCAGTACGCGGAACAGGAGATCCTGCTGGCCGTCATGCAAGGAAAGCCGGACACGGCCTGGAAACTCAGCCTGTCCTACCTCCAGCGGCAGAATTACAATGAGAATGCCTACCGCCTCCTGGCCTCCTATTTTGAACGCCGGGGCTTTTATGACCAGGTGATCCAGCTCTATCAGGACGCACGCCGCCAGCGCAACAATCCTGAACTCTTCCGCCTCGAGACAGCCAACGCCTCGCTCAATTACCGCCTTTTCGACCAGGCCATCACGGAATACCTCGCCTTTCTGGACAAGAATTCCGCCAACCTTTACTTCATCAACAACCAGATCATCACCATCCTGATGGAAGACCCCACCCGGATCAAGGTCATCGGCAACTATGCCGCCAGGAGCGAAAACGCGGTCGTCAAGGAGCTTTACGCCAATGCCCTCGTCTCACGGCGTGAGTATTCCGCCGCGCTGGAAGTTTATAAGAAACTGCCCCGGGAAAAGGTGGTCCGCTTCGCCGAAGAGCAATACCTGGCCCTGAACGACGAGATCGCCCTCCCCTCCTTCGCGTATCTGGCCCAGACCAGCTCGGACGCCTTCGAAACAGGCGAATACCGTCTGCGCCAAGCCCAGATCCATTACCGCAATGGGGAACATCAGGAAACAAAGCTGCTGCTGGAACAGATCATGGCCGATCCGCTGATGCAGGAGCGCAGAAACATCCAGCGCAAGGGCGTGAACCTGGAAGCGCGCAAACTGATGGCGGAAAACTCCCTGGCCCTCTCCAGGGACACCGAAGCCGCCCAAAACTGGTACAACGAGGCCAGAAACTTCTGCACGAACAGCTATGATCTACAAACCATCGAACTGGCGCTGGTGAATCTGTCGCTCATCCGGCAGGACTACGAAGCCGCCCTGGCCACTCTGGACAAGGTCGACGAGCCAAAACACCGGGAAACGCGCGATTACCTGCAATACAGCGCCGAACTGCTGCGCGGGAACACGGACGTCGCGGACAGCCTGATGAACGCATACATTATCCGCTATCCGGCCGGAATCTATGTCAACGACGCGATCTACCAGATGATGTTCGTCCTGGGACTCGAAGGGGCGCAGCGTGACGGCTTTCTCTCCGCCTGGCGCCTGATGCTGCTCCGGGACAGCGCCGCGGTGGACAGCCTCGCATCACTCTTTGTCCAGACGAGTGACGAGGAACTGCTCACCCTGGCGGTCGAATGGGCTATCCTGCTGGCCGATAAAACCAGGGCCAGCGAGCTTCTGGAGCATGATTGGCAGGACCCCATCAGCGCCGAATACGCCGCCCTGCTCAAACTGCTGCTCACCAAGGACAACGAGGCTGAACAAAGGATGGCCCGGGAATTCCTCAAAGCCAACCCCAACAGCATTTTCGCCCCAAAATTCCGCCAAAGCCTGAGCCGCTTGAACTCAAGCCGCCCGGAATACTGATAG
It encodes:
- a CDS encoding tetratricopeptide repeat protein, which encodes MLRRCLALLALLLAVSLALGQYNEKEIISQRAYQMLAQRQFTEAERLFGEVLQRWPDDANSVLQLLNIYFQTSQLDKAENMLNQYRRIIPPNQYAEQEILLAVMQGKPDTAWKLSLSYLQRQNYNENAYRLLASYFERRGFYDQVIQLYQDARRQRNNPELFRLETANASLNYRLFDQAITEYLAFLDKNSANLYFINNQIITILMEDPTRIKVIGNYAARSENAVVKELYANALVSRREYSAALEVYKKLPREKVVRFAEEQYLALNDEIALPSFAYLAQTSSDAFETGEYRLRQAQIHYRNGEHQETKLLLEQIMADPLMQERRNIQRKGVNLEARKLMAENSLALSRDTEAAQNWYNEARNFCTNSYDLQTIELALVNLSLIRQDYEAALATLDKVDEPKHRETRDYLQYSAELLRGNTDVADSLMNAYIIRYPAGIYVNDAIYQMMFVLGLEGAQRDGFLSAWRLMLLRDSAAVDSLASLFVQTSDEELLTLAVEWAILLADKTRASELLEHDWQDPISAEYAALLKLLLTKDNEAEQRMAREFLKANPNSIFAPKFRQSLSRLNSSRPEY